One Devosia lacusdianchii genomic window carries:
- the tatA gene encoding twin-arginine translocase TatA/TatE family subunit, with protein sequence MHAPGIWGILVVAVVVILLFGRGKISGMMGEVASGIKAFQRGMKDDEKPVERVATTSDVDAREPEKKDV encoded by the coding sequence ATGCACGCGCCAGGAATTTGGGGCATTCTCGTTGTCGCCGTCGTTGTCATCCTGCTGTTCGGCCGCGGCAAGATTTCGGGCATGATGGGCGAAGTCGCCTCTGGTATCAAAGCCTTCCAGCGGGGCATGAAGGACGACGAAAAGCCGGTTGAGCGCGTCGCGACCACTTCCGATGTCGACGCTCGCGAACCCGAGAAGAAAGACGTCTGA